One region of Paucibacter aquatile genomic DNA includes:
- a CDS encoding C1 family peptidase — MAQPAIKATKKQEPKLSKSTARRAAAAPSPQRRYNARPDTIDFRDRLYQASLVEVPSQLFLEDYLKHKVPVLNQGTEGACTGFALATVAHFLLRRRKVVPDKGQVSARMFYEMARRYDEWEGEDYDGSSARGAMKAWQKHGVCAEALWPSLAKPSAKSPGLTRERADDSALRPLGAYLRVNHRDLVAMHAALAEVGILYATSEVHAGWDEVGADGLIHPNEQLLGGHAFAIVAYDEHGFWLQNSWGPSWGRRGFGHISYADWLAHGSDVWVARLGVPVTTSQIAGAPATNTRSTASAQGALNQLRPHVINLGNDGKLDPRGELGMREADLQQLFRVDLRNTLKTWSRRRIVLHAHGGLVAADAALQRLAAYKKQLMPQEAYPLSFIWHSDYWTTLSHMLSELLRGRRTEGALDRSKDFLLDRLDDGLEPLARALTGKSAWSEMKENALAASRPGHGAALAAAEIHRLAQEFPDLEVHLVAHSAGSILGAPLLDLLSTGAHKVRSCTLWAPACTHTLFEAHYAPALEDGRLDAMTLYTLDDHHERADHCAHIYNKSLLYLVSNAFEDKPRPWFGADGEPILGLAKFLDRGRVAQLIASGRIHHVLAPNLAAGVDGSKASSHGAFDDDETTVSGSFARMLGATAPAPATRGQRSGPAQPATPPLAFERSAASLQAQRRALDALSRKL, encoded by the coding sequence ATGGCACAGCCGGCGATCAAGGCAACGAAGAAGCAAGAGCCCAAGCTCAGCAAAAGCACGGCCCGCCGCGCAGCTGCAGCCCCCAGCCCCCAGCGCCGCTACAACGCGCGGCCCGACACCATCGATTTCCGCGACCGGCTCTACCAGGCAAGCCTGGTGGAAGTGCCCAGCCAGCTGTTTCTGGAGGACTATCTGAAGCACAAGGTCCCCGTGCTGAACCAGGGTACCGAAGGCGCATGCACCGGCTTCGCACTCGCCACCGTGGCCCACTTCCTGCTGCGCCGGCGCAAGGTGGTGCCGGACAAGGGCCAGGTCAGCGCCCGCATGTTCTACGAGATGGCCCGCCGCTACGACGAATGGGAAGGCGAGGACTACGACGGCTCCAGCGCCCGGGGCGCCATGAAGGCCTGGCAGAAACACGGCGTCTGTGCCGAAGCCCTGTGGCCCAGCCTGGCCAAACCCTCCGCCAAGTCGCCGGGGCTGACCCGCGAGCGCGCCGACGATTCCGCGCTGCGTCCGCTGGGCGCCTATCTGCGGGTCAACCACCGCGACCTGGTGGCCATGCACGCGGCCTTGGCGGAAGTCGGCATCCTTTATGCGACCAGCGAGGTCCATGCCGGCTGGGATGAAGTCGGCGCCGATGGCCTGATCCACCCCAATGAACAGCTGCTCGGTGGCCATGCCTTTGCCATCGTGGCCTACGACGAACACGGCTTCTGGTTGCAGAACTCCTGGGGCCCCAGCTGGGGCCGCCGTGGCTTTGGCCACATCAGCTATGCCGACTGGCTCGCCCACGGCAGCGATGTCTGGGTGGCGCGGCTCGGTGTGCCCGTCACCACCAGCCAGATCGCGGGTGCCCCAGCGACCAACACCCGCAGCACGGCCTCGGCCCAGGGCGCGCTCAACCAGCTGCGTCCGCATGTGATCAACCTCGGCAACGACGGCAAGCTCGACCCGCGCGGCGAGCTCGGCATGCGCGAGGCCGATCTGCAGCAGCTCTTCCGCGTCGACCTGCGCAACACGCTCAAAACGTGGTCCCGCCGCCGCATCGTTCTGCATGCACATGGCGGCCTGGTGGCAGCCGATGCGGCCCTGCAACGCCTGGCGGCCTACAAGAAGCAGCTGATGCCGCAAGAGGCCTACCCCCTGTCCTTCATCTGGCACAGCGACTACTGGACCACGCTGAGCCATATGCTCAGCGAATTGCTGCGCGGCCGCCGCACCGAGGGCGCACTCGACCGCAGCAAAGACTTTCTGCTCGACCGCCTCGACGATGGCCTCGAACCCCTGGCCCGCGCGCTCACCGGCAAATCCGCCTGGAGCGAAATGAAGGAGAACGCCCTTGCTGCCAGCCGCCCCGGCCACGGCGCTGCCCTGGCTGCCGCTGAGATTCATCGTTTGGCCCAGGAATTCCCAGACCTCGAAGTGCATCTTGTCGCCCACTCAGCCGGCTCGATTCTGGGCGCGCCGCTGCTGGATCTGCTCAGCACCGGAGCCCACAAGGTGAGGAGCTGCACGCTCTGGGCCCCCGCCTGCACCCACACCCTGTTCGAGGCCCACTACGCACCGGCGCTGGAGGACGGTCGGCTTGATGCGATGACGCTCTACACCCTGGACGACCACCACGAGCGTGCCGACCACTGCGCCCACATCTACAACAAGTCCCTGCTCTACTTGGTCTCCAACGCATTTGAAGACAAGCCCCGCCCCTGGTTTGGCGCCGATGGCGAGCCCATCCTCGGCCTGGCCAAGTTCCTGGATCGCGGCCGCGTCGCCCAGCTGATCGCCAGCGGCCGCATCCACCATGTGCTGGCCCCCAACCTCGCCGCCGGGGTCGATGGCTCCAAAGCCAGTTCCCACGGCGCTTTTGACGACGACGAGACCACCGTCAGCGGCAGCTTTGCCCGTATGCTGGGCGCCACAGCCCCCGCGCCCGCCACCCGCGGCCAGCGCAGCGGCCCGGCACAACCGGCCACACCGCCTCTGGCTTTCGAGCGCTCGGCGGCGTCCTTGCAGGCACAGCGCCGGGCGCTCGATGCGCTGTCTCGCAAGCTCTGA
- a CDS encoding aminopeptidase: MKKKRWRWALLAAAAAGLLASLGGCAQIGYLGQSVGGHLRLVSAAKPVDEWLADPALKPALRERLQQSQRMRDFAVQQLHLPDNNSYRRYADLGRSAAVWNVVAAPELSLTLKTWCFPIMGCVGYRGYFNQAEAEAYAAELRAEGYEVMVYGVPAYSTLGWSRLLGGDPLLNTFMNQPEAELAGLIFHELSHQVVYAADDTQFNESFATAVERRGALAWLQAQGSAAERERYLARQSQRVQFRALTQRYRERLEALYVQPMDVEAKRAAKAQLLAEMRAEHAQLKAAQWGGDSGYDAWFARANNASFALLSAYTELAPQFEALLDREGGDWPRFYTAVKALAELPPEQRRMRLQELKNSAE; the protein is encoded by the coding sequence ATGAAGAAGAAGCGCTGGCGCTGGGCCTTGCTGGCGGCTGCGGCTGCGGGCTTGCTCGCCTCGCTGGGCGGCTGCGCGCAGATCGGCTATTTGGGCCAGTCGGTCGGCGGCCATCTGCGCCTGGTCTCTGCCGCCAAGCCGGTGGACGAGTGGCTGGCCGACCCGGCGCTCAAGCCCGCCCTGCGCGAGCGCCTGCAACAGAGCCAGCGCATGCGCGACTTCGCAGTGCAGCAGCTGCACCTGCCGGACAACAACAGCTACCGCCGCTACGCCGACCTGGGCCGCTCGGCCGCGGTCTGGAATGTGGTGGCTGCGCCCGAGCTGAGCCTGACACTCAAGACCTGGTGCTTTCCCATCATGGGTTGCGTGGGCTATCGCGGTTACTTCAACCAGGCCGAGGCCGAGGCTTATGCCGCCGAGCTGCGCGCCGAGGGCTATGAGGTCATGGTCTACGGCGTACCCGCCTACTCGACCCTGGGCTGGAGCCGGCTGCTGGGCGGCGACCCGCTGCTCAACACCTTCATGAACCAGCCCGAGGCGGAGCTGGCCGGGCTGATCTTCCATGAGCTGTCCCATCAGGTCGTGTACGCGGCCGATGACACGCAGTTCAACGAGTCTTTTGCCACCGCAGTGGAGCGGCGTGGCGCCCTGGCCTGGTTGCAGGCTCAGGGCAGCGCGGCCGAGCGCGAGCGCTATCTGGCACGGCAGTCGCAGCGTGTGCAGTTCCGCGCCCTGACTCAGCGATACCGCGAGCGGCTGGAAGCGCTGTATGTCCAGCCGATGGATGTGGAGGCCAAGCGTGCGGCCAAGGCGCAGCTGTTGGCCGAGATGCGGGCCGAGCATGCGCAGCTCAAGGCGGCGCAGTGGGGCGGTGACAGCGGCTATGACGCCTGGTTTGCGCGCGCCAACAACGCGAGCTTTGCCCTGCTCTCGGCCTACACCGAGCTGGCGCCGCAATTCGAAGCCTTGCTGGATCGCGAAGGTGGCGACTGGCCGCGCTTTTACACGGCCGTGAAAGCCCTGGCCGAGTTGCCGCCGGAGCAGCGCAGAATGCGCCTGCAAGAGCTCAAGAATTCTGCAGAGTGA
- a CDS encoding M14 family metallopeptidase produces the protein MSAPAETFFAQSYAEARAKFLAAAESAGLDPEPHRHPLLGREGETLALDVLRQGPARGRAERLLILSSACHGVEGFAGSGIQCGLLADTEWLAAVRASGVCVLYLHGLNPHGFSWWRRVTQEGVDLNRNFVDFHQRPLPANPGYEELASALLPRHWPPSAENEARLNDYIARHGRAAWQQAVSGGQYTQELGLFYGGHTPTWSHITLRHVLEEHLAGVRELAWIDLHTGLGPCGHGERIDTGLGADEGLARARQWWGAGVTSLREGNSSSAPLQGLMWSVAESVCAQVAPGARCTGIALEFGTVPLDEMILALRADHWLEAHPEAPPEQAQAIKRQIREAFYIDTPAWKTQLLAQAREAAQQALAGLGAAPHP, from the coding sequence ATGTCGGCGCCGGCCGAAACCTTCTTCGCGCAGAGCTATGCCGAGGCGCGCGCCAAGTTCCTGGCCGCGGCCGAGTCCGCCGGCCTGGACCCGGAGCCGCACCGCCACCCGCTGCTGGGCCGCGAGGGCGAGACCCTGGCCCTCGATGTGCTGCGCCAGGGCCCGGCGCGCGGCCGGGCCGAGCGCCTGCTCATCCTCAGCAGCGCCTGCCACGGCGTGGAGGGCTTTGCGGGCTCGGGCATCCAGTGCGGCCTGCTGGCCGATACCGAATGGCTGGCCGCTGTGCGCGCCAGCGGTGTCTGTGTGCTCTATCTGCACGGCCTGAACCCGCATGGTTTTTCCTGGTGGCGGCGGGTCACGCAGGAAGGCGTGGACCTGAATCGCAACTTCGTCGATTTCCACCAGCGCCCCCTGCCTGCCAACCCGGGCTATGAGGAGCTGGCCAGCGCCCTGCTGCCCCGCCACTGGCCGCCCAGCGCCGAGAACGAGGCGCGCTTGAACGACTACATCGCCCGCCACGGCCGGGCCGCCTGGCAGCAAGCCGTCAGCGGTGGCCAGTACACGCAGGAGCTGGGCCTGTTCTACGGCGGCCACACGCCGACCTGGAGCCACATCACCCTGCGCCATGTGCTGGAAGAGCACCTGGCCGGCGTGCGCGAGCTGGCCTGGATCGATCTGCACACGGGCCTGGGGCCTTGCGGCCATGGCGAGCGCATCGACACCGGCCTGGGCGCGGACGAAGGCCTGGCCCGAGCGCGCCAGTGGTGGGGCGCCGGCGTGACCTCGCTGCGCGAGGGCAATTCCAGCTCGGCACCGCTGCAGGGCCTGATGTGGTCGGTCGCCGAATCGGTGTGCGCCCAGGTGGCGCCCGGCGCGCGTTGCACCGGCATCGCACTGGAGTTCGGCACCGTGCCGCTGGACGAGATGATCCTGGCCCTGCGCGCCGACCATTGGCTGGAGGCCCACCCCGAGGCGCCGCCTGAGCAGGCGCAGGCCATCAAGCGCCAGATCCGCGAGGCGTTCTACATCGACACCCCGGCCTGGAAAACCCAGCTGCTGGCGCAAGCGCGCGAAGCGGCGCAGCAGGCCCTGGCCGGGCTGGGCGCAGCCCCACACCCTTGA
- a CDS encoding molybdopterin-containing oxidoreductase family protein — protein sequence MQDLLAPTSLPDRASPHIVKGACPHDCPDTCALRITVDQGRVIKIQGAADHPSTHGALCTKVSRYAERTYHEERLLQPLKRVSRKDEAPRFEPVSWAEALADISARLKTIAARDPQAILPYSYAGTMGLLQGEGMSARFFNKLGASQLDRTICASAGAAALTATYGHRVGMHLPYFAESRLILIWGSNSIASNLHFWTYANKAKREGAKLICIDPRKTETADKCHQHIALLPGTDGALALGLMHELIVHDWLDHDYIARHVDGWEELKARALNWPPEAVAEVCGITAEEVRGLARDYAQTKPAAIRLNYGMQRVRGGGNAVRLVALLPCLTGAWRSRAGGLLLSSSGWFAPFKNMAALERPELLAGRQPRLTNMSTIGDDLLREASPEFGPKIEALIVYNSNPVAVAPESPKVVKGFQREDLFTVVLEHFMTDTADLADYVLPATTQLEHLDVHTSYGHTDVLINEPAIAPIGEAKPNTQIFRELAAAMGFEDECFRESDEQLARQAFTAEIDFEALRAQGWQSLPLKEAPFAEGRFPTPNGRAQAAGADFVANYESRRSSPELAARYPLAMISPPARNFLNSSFVNVKSLRDIEGEPLVELHAEDAAARGLQDGAMVRVFNDRGSYLCRARISPRARPGVVNGLGVWWRKLGAGGSNVNEVTHQRLTDMGRAPSFYDCLVEVKAA from the coding sequence ATGCAAGACCTTCTCGCCCCCACCTCCCTGCCGGACCGCGCCTCGCCCCACATCGTCAAGGGCGCCTGCCCGCACGACTGCCCCGACACCTGCGCTTTGCGCATCACGGTCGATCAGGGCCGGGTGATCAAGATCCAGGGTGCGGCGGACCACCCGAGCACGCACGGGGCGCTGTGCACCAAGGTCTCGCGCTATGCCGAGCGCACCTATCACGAGGAGCGGCTGCTGCAGCCGCTCAAGCGGGTCAGCCGCAAGGACGAGGCGCCGCGCTTTGAGCCGGTCAGCTGGGCCGAGGCCCTGGCCGATATCTCGGCGCGGCTGAAGACCATCGCCGCGCGCGACCCGCAGGCCATACTGCCCTACAGCTACGCGGGCACCATGGGCCTGCTGCAGGGCGAGGGCATGTCGGCGCGCTTTTTCAACAAGCTGGGCGCTTCGCAGTTGGATCGCACCATCTGCGCCTCGGCCGGCGCGGCGGCGCTGACGGCGACCTACGGCCACCGGGTCGGTATGCACCTGCCTTACTTCGCCGAGAGCCGCCTGATCCTGATCTGGGGCAGCAACTCGATCGCCTCCAATCTGCATTTCTGGACCTACGCGAACAAGGCCAAGCGCGAGGGTGCCAAGCTGATCTGCATCGACCCGCGCAAGACCGAGACTGCCGACAAATGCCACCAGCACATCGCCCTGCTGCCCGGCACCGACGGCGCCCTGGCCCTGGGCCTGATGCATGAGCTGATCGTTCACGACTGGCTGGACCACGACTACATCGCCCGCCATGTCGATGGCTGGGAGGAGCTGAAGGCCCGAGCGCTGAACTGGCCGCCCGAGGCGGTGGCCGAGGTCTGCGGCATCACGGCCGAGGAGGTGCGCGGCCTGGCGCGCGACTACGCGCAAACGAAGCCGGCGGCCATCCGCCTCAACTACGGCATGCAGCGCGTGCGTGGCGGCGGCAATGCGGTGCGCCTGGTGGCTCTGCTGCCTTGCCTGACCGGCGCCTGGCGTTCGCGCGCCGGCGGCCTGCTGCTGTCCAGCTCGGGCTGGTTTGCGCCTTTCAAGAACATGGCCGCGCTGGAGCGGCCCGAGTTGCTGGCTGGCCGCCAGCCGCGCCTGACCAATATGAGCACCATTGGCGACGATCTGCTGCGCGAGGCCTCGCCCGAGTTCGGCCCCAAGATCGAAGCGCTGATCGTCTACAACAGCAACCCGGTGGCGGTGGCGCCCGAGTCGCCCAAGGTGGTGAAGGGCTTCCAGCGCGAGGACCTTTTCACCGTGGTGCTCGAGCATTTCATGACCGACACGGCCGACCTGGCTGACTATGTGCTGCCGGCCACCACGCAGCTGGAACATCTGGATGTGCACACCAGCTACGGCCACACCGATGTGCTGATCAACGAGCCGGCGATTGCGCCCATCGGCGAGGCCAAGCCCAACACCCAGATCTTCCGCGAGCTGGCCGCGGCCATGGGCTTCGAAGATGAGTGCTTCCGCGAGAGCGACGAGCAGCTGGCCCGCCAGGCCTTCACGGCCGAGATCGATTTCGAAGCCTTGCGCGCCCAGGGCTGGCAAAGCCTGCCGCTGAAGGAGGCGCCGTTTGCTGAAGGGCGCTTCCCCACGCCCAACGGCCGGGCGCAGGCGGCCGGCGCGGACTTCGTGGCCAATTACGAAAGCCGCCGCTCCAGCCCCGAGCTGGCCGCGCGCTACCCGCTGGCCATGATCTCGCCGCCGGCACGCAACTTCCTCAACTCCAGCTTCGTCAACGTCAAGAGCTTGCGTGACATTGAGGGCGAGCCTCTGGTCGAGCTGCATGCTGAAGACGCTGCGGCCCGCGGCCTGCAGGACGGCGCCATGGTTCGGGTGTTCAATGACCGGGGTAGTTATCTGTGCCGTGCCCGTATCAGCCCGCGCGCCCGGCCCGGTGTGGTCAACGGCCTGGGCGTGTGGTGGCGCAAGCTGGGCGCCGGTGGCAGCAATGTCAACGAGGTGACGCACCAGCGGCTGACGGACATGGGCCGGGCGCCGAGTTTTTACGACTGCCTGGTCGAGGTCAAGGCCGCCTGA
- a CDS encoding wax ester/triacylglycerol synthase family O-acyltransferase yields MSKVDTAWLRMDTESNLMMIVGVWIIRPGISLAALRERVEARLLQYGRFRQKVVEDAMGAQWVEDDDFDITHHVQAEELLPRRGQSRQDCLKERVGELAAEPLNPAHPLWQFQLIEDMGDGSSALVARIHHCIGDGIALIAVMLSITDGGKAPPKRLQQPRDDQDWLTDALLKPISAMTIKAIRVAGAGMAKSVDTLMQPHHPLDSSMDMARMGYQAVSDVAAFALMSDDSPTQLKGKPGTQKRVAWDDGLPLDAVKAVGKALNCSINDVLLSCVAGAIGRYLQAKGEDVAGKEIRAMVPVNLRPMEKAYQLGNRFGLVPLVLPIGIENPVERLYAVRSRMQDLKGSFQPVLAFGLLSVAGLLIKPVQQAMLNVFAKKATAVMTNVPGPAESLHFCGSTVERVMFWVPQSGDIGVGVSILTYAGRVQFGLITDSTLCPDPEGIIEQFAPEFDKLLVLALMLPWGEEGADL; encoded by the coding sequence ATGTCCAAGGTCGACACCGCCTGGTTGCGCATGGACACGGAGTCCAACCTGATGATGATCGTCGGGGTCTGGATCATCCGCCCCGGTATCAGCCTGGCGGCCTTGCGCGAACGCGTCGAGGCGCGGCTGCTGCAGTACGGGCGCTTCCGTCAAAAGGTGGTGGAAGACGCCATGGGTGCGCAATGGGTGGAAGACGATGACTTCGACATCACTCACCATGTGCAGGCCGAAGAGCTGCTGCCCCGGCGCGGCCAGAGCCGGCAGGATTGCCTCAAGGAGCGCGTCGGTGAACTGGCGGCCGAGCCGCTGAACCCGGCCCATCCGCTCTGGCAGTTCCAGCTGATCGAGGACATGGGCGATGGCAGCAGCGCCCTGGTCGCCCGCATCCACCATTGCATCGGCGATGGCATCGCCCTGATCGCCGTGATGCTGTCCATCACCGATGGCGGCAAAGCGCCGCCGAAGCGCCTGCAGCAGCCCCGCGATGACCAGGACTGGCTGACCGATGCCTTGCTCAAGCCCATCAGCGCCATGACCATCAAGGCCATCCGTGTGGCCGGCGCGGGCATGGCCAAGTCGGTGGACACGCTGATGCAGCCTCACCATCCGCTCGACAGCTCCATGGACATGGCGCGCATGGGTTATCAGGCGGTCAGCGATGTGGCGGCCTTTGCCCTGATGTCGGACGATTCGCCGACCCAGCTCAAGGGCAAGCCGGGCACGCAAAAGCGCGTCGCCTGGGACGATGGCCTGCCGCTCGATGCCGTCAAGGCCGTGGGCAAGGCGCTGAACTGCTCGATCAACGATGTGCTGCTCAGCTGTGTGGCCGGTGCGATTGGGCGTTATCTGCAGGCCAAGGGCGAGGATGTGGCGGGCAAGGAGATCCGCGCCATGGTGCCGGTCAATCTGCGGCCGATGGAAAAGGCTTACCAGCTGGGCAATCGCTTTGGCCTGGTGCCGCTGGTGTTGCCCATCGGCATCGAGAACCCGGTCGAGCGCCTCTACGCCGTGCGCTCGCGCATGCAGGATTTGAAAGGCAGCTTCCAGCCGGTACTGGCCTTTGGCCTGCTCTCGGTGGCCGGCTTGCTGATCAAGCCGGTGCAACAGGCCATGCTCAATGTCTTCGCTAAAAAGGCGACGGCGGTGATGACCAATGTGCCCGGCCCGGCGGAGTCCCTGCATTTCTGCGGCTCGACCGTGGAGCGGGTGATGTTCTGGGTGCCGCAGTCCGGCGACATCGGCGTGGGCGTCAGCATCCTGACCTACGCCGGCCGCGTGCAATTCGGCCTGATCACCGACAGCACCTTGTGCCCGGACCCCGAAGGCATCATTGAGCAATTCGCCCCCGAGTTCGACAAGCTCCTGGTGCTGGCCTTGATGCTGCCCTGGGGTGAAGAGGGCGCGGATTTGTAA
- a CDS encoding putative phage abortive infection protein yields MDSSLSKSYTLKESVVITLIISIGLVAVFSADVSIGILVIFFSGCVSLNVARRTHDPILAGVGGLIFTLAVWLGWARWGAKIIQIAVVEVEGEALGQLGQLGDLFGGINALFASFAFIGVAVAAYFQYRTMRLVEEDSKLQREELKLQRQERTRQAFEPLFFLLLERVAPPADLFDSFGGSASAPTLIRKSVAAQRLGKMVTIQGVSRDEHVKALSQRYREFYIDNEAILGPHFRKLYHLFKFIHRSELGDEQKRDYATIARAALDKDDLMHLVVNTYTDEGKYFIPLIEYYGLLKHAGGSKECKQLAELNGIRECAFEGARARSAFWEQNPQIKSEIEGLLKSI; encoded by the coding sequence ATGGATTCTTCGCTTTCTAAAAGTTATACGTTAAAAGAGTCGGTGGTAATAACCCTAATTATATCTATTGGACTTGTTGCAGTTTTTTCTGCTGACGTATCAATTGGAATATTGGTGATATTTTTCAGTGGTTGCGTGAGCCTCAATGTAGCAAGGCGAACCCATGATCCAATTCTCGCGGGAGTGGGTGGCCTGATTTTTACGCTTGCCGTCTGGCTTGGTTGGGCTCGTTGGGGCGCGAAAATCATTCAGATTGCCGTAGTTGAGGTGGAGGGCGAAGCGCTAGGGCAACTTGGTCAGTTGGGCGACCTATTTGGCGGCATCAACGCTCTGTTTGCGTCGTTCGCATTCATCGGTGTTGCCGTGGCCGCCTATTTCCAATATCGAACCATGCGTTTGGTCGAAGAGGACAGCAAGCTACAAAGAGAAGAACTCAAGCTACAAAGGCAAGAACGCACGCGCCAAGCATTTGAGCCCCTGTTTTTCCTGCTGTTGGAGCGGGTAGCGCCACCAGCAGATCTATTCGATTCGTTCGGGGGTAGCGCCAGCGCGCCTACGCTAATCCGGAAGTCTGTTGCTGCTCAAAGGCTGGGTAAAATGGTCACAATCCAAGGGGTCAGCCGAGACGAGCACGTTAAAGCCTTGTCGCAGCGTTATAGGGAATTTTATATAGACAACGAAGCAATACTCGGTCCGCACTTTCGAAAGCTGTATCACCTTTTTAAGTTCATTCATCGATCGGAATTGGGTGATGAGCAGAAAAGGGACTATGCGACCATAGCGAGAGCTGCGTTAGATAAGGATGATCTGATGCATCTTGTTGTCAATACATACACCGACGAGGGAAAGTATTTCATACCGCTCATTGAGTACTATGGGCTGCTAAAGCATGCAGGGGGCAGCAAGGAGTGCAAGCAACTGGCCGAATTGAATGGCATCCGAGAATGCGCGTTTGAGGGGGCAAGGGCGCGCAGCGCATTCTGGGAGCAGAATCCTCAGATCAAGTCCGAAATTGAGGGGCTGCTCAAGAGTATTTAG
- a CDS encoding acyl-CoA-binding protein encodes MSLKDQFEAAVAESKNLPERPDNMTLLKLYALYKQGSSGDVDGSRPGFTDMVGRAKWDAWNELKGTSSDEAMQSYIDLIESLK; translated from the coding sequence ATGAGCCTGAAAGACCAATTCGAAGCCGCTGTGGCCGAGTCCAAGAACCTGCCCGAGCGTCCTGACAACATGACCCTGCTGAAGCTCTATGCGCTCTACAAGCAAGGCAGCAGCGGCGATGTGGACGGCAGCCGCCCGGGCTTCACCGATATGGTCGGCCGCGCCAAATGGGACGCCTGGAACGAGCTCAAGGGCACCAGCAGCGATGAAGCGATGCAAAGCTACATCGACCTGATCGAATCGCTGAAGTGA
- a CDS encoding polyhydroxyalkanoic acid system family protein has product MADIRIHRDHALGLKRAREIAWAWAEQVEEKFDMECTVLEGKTSDTVEFTRSGVKGELIVTADHFELHAKLGLLLGAFKSTIEGEIQKELDGLLAGEAGGGKKTAGKKKPA; this is encoded by the coding sequence ATGGCCGACATCCGCATCCACCGTGACCATGCCCTCGGGCTCAAGCGTGCCCGCGAGATCGCCTGGGCCTGGGCCGAGCAGGTCGAAGAAAAGTTCGACATGGAGTGCACGGTGCTGGAAGGCAAGACCAGCGACACCGTCGAGTTCACGCGCTCGGGCGTCAAGGGCGAGCTGATCGTCACCGCCGATCATTTCGAGCTGCACGCCAAGCTGGGCCTGCTGCTGGGCGCCTTCAAATCCACCATCGAGGGCGAGATCCAGAAGGAGCTCGACGGCCTGCTGGCGGGAGAGGCGGGCGGCGGGAAAAAAACGGCGGGCAAGAAAAAGCCGGCGTGA
- a CDS encoding M20 aminoacylase family protein — translation MKFIDSILADAPLIQRLRRDIHAHPELCFQEQRTSDLIAQTLSEWGIPVHRGLGTTGVVGIVKNGTSERAVGLRADIDALPMTEHNTFAHASTQPGKMHACGHDGHTAMLLAAAKHLATNRNFDGTVYLVFQPAEEGGGGAREMIKDGLFKLFPMEAMFGAHNWPGMPAGAFALKTGPVFASSNEFKITLRGKGAHAAMPHLGVDPVPAACQMVQAFQTIISRNKRPAEAGVISVTMIHAGEATNVIPDACVIEGTVRTFTLELLDLIERRMEEMAQGIASAFEVSCEFKFRRNYPPTINHPAETEFVRQTLSAMVGPEMVQEFEPTMGAEDFSFFLQEKPGCYFLIGNGDGSHRIGGHGMGPCTLHNPSYDFNDDLIPLGGSMWVQLAEAWLNQPRP, via the coding sequence ATGAAGTTCATCGACTCCATCCTGGCCGATGCGCCGCTGATCCAGCGCCTGCGCCGCGACATCCATGCCCACCCCGAGCTCTGCTTCCAGGAGCAGCGCACCTCGGACCTGATCGCCCAGACCCTGAGCGAATGGGGCATTCCGGTGCACCGCGGCCTGGGAACGACCGGGGTGGTGGGCATCGTCAAGAACGGCACGAGCGAGCGGGCCGTGGGCCTGCGCGCCGACATCGACGCCCTGCCGATGACGGAGCACAACACCTTTGCGCATGCCAGCACCCAGCCCGGCAAGATGCACGCCTGCGGCCATGACGGCCACACCGCCATGCTGCTGGCCGCGGCCAAGCACCTGGCCACCAACCGCAATTTCGACGGCACCGTCTACCTGGTCTTCCAGCCGGCCGAAGAAGGCGGCGGCGGCGCGCGCGAGATGATCAAGGACGGGCTCTTCAAGCTCTTCCCCATGGAGGCCATGTTCGGCGCGCACAACTGGCCGGGCATGCCGGCCGGCGCTTTTGCGCTCAAGACCGGGCCGGTGTTCGCCTCCAGCAATGAGTTCAAGATCACCTTGCGCGGCAAGGGCGCCCATGCCGCCATGCCGCATCTGGGCGTGGACCCGGTGCCGGCGGCCTGCCAGATGGTGCAGGCCTTCCAGACCATCATCAGTCGCAACAAGCGCCCGGCCGAGGCCGGCGTGATCTCGGTGACCATGATCCACGCGGGCGAGGCGACCAACGTCATCCCCGACGCCTGCGTGATCGAGGGCACGGTGCGCACCTTCACCCTGGAACTGCTGGACCTGATCGAGCGGCGCATGGAGGAGATGGCACAGGGCATCGCCAGCGCGTTTGAGGTCAGCTGCGAGTTCAAGTTCCGCCGCAACTACCCGCCCACCATCAACCACCCCGCCGAGACGGAGTTCGTGCGCCAGACGCTCAGCGCCATGGTCGGGCCCGAGATGGTGCAGGAGTTCGAACCCACCATGGGCGCCGAGGACTTCAGCTTCTTCCTGCAAGAGAAACCCGGCTGCTACTTCCTGATCGGCAATGGCGACGGCAGCCACCGCATCGGCGGCCACGGCATGGGGCCCTGCACCCTGCACAACCCCAGCTACGACTTCAACGACGATCTGATCCCCCTGGGCGGCTCGATGTGGGTGCAGCTGGCCGAGGCCTGGCTGAACCAGCCGCGGCCCTGA